In the Mytilus galloprovincialis chromosome 10, xbMytGall1.hap1.1, whole genome shotgun sequence genome, one interval contains:
- the LOC143047676 gene encoding AT-rich interactive domain-containing protein 1B-like isoform X9, giving the protein MQPRSSSQQIDGQNTHMNQSPMATQGYSQQMMPPPMGPNHMNYGPGGKMPPNNMSGPAGNYQPYNSQYQPQPGFPNRQGMGMSPNSGMQNYSQNVYNGPSQPPMSSSSNMYSAQNMQMNRNMNNSNFMYGQAQGNAMNSQYGNINHINSTGPQGPQAPPVAPPSSAINSASGVQSPGMQSATTPVKGAHAAAQAALAAAAAASGRPQPIRSNMTSPQRMFSPQNVNHNAYGPQVNNSIPNSTSPLPKSQSPVPSSTFGPPHNSMANNGEDSNLSDSSRVSQPTNSSHIPTSSESMPSSHNASSDKPSMQQDSNSCSSTLSNTSIPGPGDHNVDMSNSAINSGILPDSNSDTNMSEPTLENGPRSSTPDQSSQASSSSELKKPMSELAGLIADDSDSHRNRMVSSRPSEQRGFPPSPKNEMPITTTATTNNTEFTQSITSPVTSISQPGQPMMESQHNHIPPHNSAPIPHLMSQIEAQQSQPSTPAAEKKKKEVITSSAPSPGGASNTSSYLDDIDNINSPTTWTSSKGGYGDIQKMYEMGNEPDRRFFLDRLFMFLDDKNTPLTSTPSISKQPLDLYKLYFHVRERGGMQEVTKTKKWKEICGVISIGSSASAAFTLKKNYIKYLFAYECQFDRGGMDPQPVLAQIEAQLQQKREQKNRGRAPSPANSQGSQDAFRPPSTPNNNQGMDGYPHGMNPNYMNDPQMGPMGGGMMPPNNMMNNMMPNAMGMNAGMPHGHGPMHAMQGNMMPGNMPQGGVMGNKAYSMMQNQSHGPGMMGNSMMPGNGMMPQQGMGMQGNPNMMQSMQNAMSSGGMPNNPMSSGGMPNNPMVPGGMPNNPMATGGMPNNPMATGGIPNNPMASGGMPNNPMAAGGMPNNPNMMSSGSITNPNMMSGGAIMPQGSMGTNPNMMSGPMTSNPMMSGGPNTPAMISKPGKNDSVSCQDPFADEPSFSRQQRGSNSPMPNFSGMPPQAPPAAGIPPQPGMPPSSSSSSFNSYNRPSMPPQQNFPIGSQPNASDTPTPPTSQSIDSFGTEPIKSSSDTTAASSSPPIESMISSTTTFTSSHSNTMPQLSTSGKQFPFGDQFSQPERFESTSSPLMTSCSSQQMPPIQQPPMPSQNSVSQHMEYSQSQTFSTMQSKPAMSQSMDPMMSQRYIGQQSQSTPTSQNMETMYSHPRGGNQQVPPTQSSTHPMEPMYSNRYGNQHYQQGAPYSEQHPPTAPQQPGFGTGYVQKPMMGQDYQNFPNQQGAYSGPRPQMSQDMPGSVPQMYNTPNKRYPNTYDQGGYYPDRSYTGPTYYQGEGMMDNQNFEQGKGHPQWSSPMGPRYPAQHPNYGPGGGGMHMASPYQRVANMRMSPQRGDKHMSPQRMQKSVSMGQNSAYPPKKEMMFPPDSIESISPVLTKRKRLTKTDVGQIEAWRIMMALKSGLLAESTWAIDTLNILLFDDSTISYFNLSHLPGLLEVLLEHFRRCLIEMFGEIFEESERGMCDQYNESFDSINLEKDVNVLNENGAKVKVEGVFTDYTNVTRKGKTVKFEETNELGPTDQKRWDVYSGYSCKFGHWQLGGGDTSIHIVPLFSNKNENEISKKMFLRKPMKLKEEFSDDKENCDENENNLVDSKDNIKVEISEESNNCLCEKSDLKIEHNCDIQYNKVLVKKEPNDEECEENSGIKDEVDEGRSNGCDGHSDTSEKENVEQLKEEKMEESQSEEKIKEEQSQDLQEKDNTSLLENLNNGPQSNSKRKIIELEDESYQKDEHPLNTACNSKDEIGRKCVCLSNIFRSLSCVNGNTTEISKNAALMFTLGKLLTLHHHHLPRNTTRRKFDREDTELEDLSDSHLLQSEEEWWWQYLSLIRENVLVIFANIASHLELAIYPEEICLPILDGLVHWAVCPSACATDPFPSSTSSVLSPQRLVFEALSKLCIHESNVDLLLATPPFSRIISLVGQLVKALANKSEPVMMEFSIVLLAELVQGDTSAARAVAMKHPSVSLLLDFLEMAEHKAMQVANMHGINMLRDNPEMMGTSLDMLRRAATILLHMAMVPDNRQVFSHHQQRLLSLVMSQILDQYVAQILSDVLFHCFREDDLILS; this is encoded by the exons ATGCAGCCTCGTTCTTCATCACAACAAATAGATGGACAAAATACTCACATGAACCAATCACCCATGGCAACTCAAG GTTACAGTCAACAAATGATGCCACCCCCAATGGGGCCCAACCATATGAACTATGGTCCAGGGGGCAAGATGCCACCAAACAATATGTCTGGTCCTGCAGGAAATTACCAGCCATACAATAGTCAGTATCAACCCCAACCTG GTTTTCCAAATAGGCAAGGAATGGGAATGTCACCTAATTCTGGAATGCAGAATTATTCTCAAAATGTATATAATGGACCTTCACAGCCACCGATGAGTAGCAGTTCGAATATGTATAGTGCCCAGAACATGCAAATGAATAGAAATatgaataattcaaattttatgtatGGCCAAGCCCAAGGGAATGCTATGAACAGTCAATATGGAAACATTAATCATATAAACTCTACTGGACCGCAAGGACCACAGGCCCCTCCTGTTGCTCCTCCTTCAAGTGCAATCAATTCTGCGTCTGGCGTTCAGTCTCCAGGAATGCAGAGTGCAACAACACCTGTTAAAGGTGCACACGCTGCGGCTCAGGCTGCCCTTGCAGCAGCAGCTGCGGCTTCTGGTCGGCCACAGCCAATCAGATCTAATATGACATCACCACAGCGGATGTTTTCCCCTCAGAATGTGAATCACAATGCCTATGGACCACAAGTGAACAATAGTATTCCTAATTCTACAAGTCCTCTTCCTAAATCTCAATCTCCAGTGCCTAGTTCCACATTTGGACCTCCGCATAATAGTATGGCAAATAATGGTGAAGACAGTAATTTAAGTGATTCTAGTAGAGTGTCACAGCCAACAAACTCATCTCATATACCCACTTCATCAGAAAGTATGCCTTCATCACATAATGCGTCGTCGGACAAGCCAAGTATGCAACAAGATTCAAACTCATGTAGCTCAACTCTGTCAAATACATCAATTCCTGGTCCAGGTGATCACAATGTGGACATGTCAAATAGTGCTATTAACTCTGGAATATTGCCAGATTCAAACTCGGACACAAATATGAGTGAGCCAACACTTGAAAATGGACCTAGAAGTAGTACTCCAGATCAAAGCTCTCAAGCTTCTTCTAGTTCAGAACTAAAGAAACCAATGTCAGAATTAGCAGGTCTAATTGCTGATGATAGTGACAGCCATAGAAATAGAATGGTGTCGTCAAGACCCTCAGAACAAAGGGGCTTTCCCCCATCACCAAAAAATGAAATGCCTATTACAACTACAGCTACTACAAATAATACAG AATTTACCCAAAGTATTACAAGTCCAGTAACAAGTATCTCACAACCAGGTCAACCAATGATGGAAAGTCAACATAATCACATTCCTCCCCACAACTCTGCACCTATACCACACTTGATGTCACAGATTGAAGCTCAACAAAGTCAACCTTCGACTCCTGCTgctgaaaagaaaaagaag GAAGTAATAACCTCCTCAGCACCGTCTCCAGGTGGAGCCAGTAACACCTCGTCATACCTGGACGATATAGATAATATCAACAGTCCTACCACATGGACATCATCA AAGGGAGGCTATGGAGACATACAGAAAATGTACGAGATGGGAAATGAGCCAGATAGAAGATTTTTCTTGGACAGATTGTTTATGTTCCTTGATGATAAGAACACGCCACTGACATCAACACCCTCCATCAGTAAACAACCACTTGATCTCTACAAATTGTATTTCCATGTTAGGGAAAGAGGTGGTATGCAAGAG GTTACCAAGACAAAAAAGTGGAAGGAAATTTGTGGTGTCATTAGTATTGGCTCATCTGCTAGTGCTGcttttacattgaaaaagaacTACATCAAATACCTTTTTGCCTATGAATGTCAGTTTGATCGAGGAGGAATGGACCCTCAACCTGTACTTGCTCAAATAGAAGCCCAACTTCAGCAGAAACGAGAACAAAAGAATAGGGGTAGAGCACCTTCACCAG cgAATTCCCAGGGTTCTCAAGATGCATTCCGACCACCAAGTACACCAAACAATAACCAAGGCATGGATGGATATCCACATGGCATGAACCCTAACTACATGAATGACCCCCAGATGGGTCCAATGGGAGGAGGAATGATGCCACCAAATAATATGATGAATAATATGATGCCTAATGCTATGGGTATGAATGCTGGAATGCCACACGGTCATGGTCCAATGCATGCCATGCAAGGTAATATGATGCCTGGCAACATGCCACAAGGAGGTGTAATGGGAAACAAAGCATATTCAATGATGCAGAACCAGTCACATGGTCCTGGAATGATGGGAAACAGCATGATGCCAGGGAATGGTATGATGCCACAACAAGGCATGGGAATGCAGGGTAACCCAAATATGATGCAGTCAATGCAGAATGCAATGTCATCTGGTGGCATGCCCAACAATCCAATGTCATCTGGTGGCATGCCAAACAATCCCATGGTGCCAGGTGGCATGCCGAACAATCCTATGGCAACAGGCGGCATGCCAAATAATCCAATGGCAACAGGAGGTATACCAAACAATCCAATGGCATCTGGTGGCATGCCGAATAATCCTATGGCAGCTGGTGGCATGCCAAATAATCCAAACATGATGTCATCTGGATCCATTACAAATCCAAATATGATGTCTGGTGGGGCTATAATGCCACAGGGTTCCATGGGGACTAACCCTAACATGATGTCTGGGCCAATGACTAGCAATCCAATGATGTCAGGGGGACCAAATACACCAGCCATGATATCTAAGCCTGGTAAAAATGACAGTGTTAGTTGCCAAGATCCATTTGCAGATGAACCCAGTTTTTCTCGTCAACAGAGAGGATCAAACTCACCAATGCCGAATTTCTCAGGAATGCCGCCTCAAGCACCACCAGCTGCTGGTATACCACCACAACCTGGAATGCCACCCAGCAGTAGCAGTAGTTCCTTCAACAGCTACAATCGACCCAGTATGCCACCACAACAGAACTTTCCAATCGGAAGTCAGCCAAATGCATCCGACACGCCCACTCCACCCACATCTCAGTCAATCGATTCATTTGGTACAGAACCCATCAAGTCCAGCTCAGATACAACTGCTGCCTCAAGTTCACCACCAATAGAATCCATGATTTCATCTACAACTACATTTACTTCTAGCCACTCAAATACAATGCCTCAACTGTCAACGTCTGGTAAGCAGTTCCCATTTGGTGACCAGTTTTCTCAGCCAGAAAG GTTTGAATCAACAAGTTCACCTTTGATGACATCCTGTTCTTCTCAGCAAATGCCACCTATACAGCAACCACCAATGCCATCACAGAACTCTGTATCCCAACATATGGAGTATTCTCAGAGCCAGACTTTTAGTACCATGCAGTCAAAGCCTGCCATGTCACAATCTATGGACCCCATGATGTCACAGAGATATATTGGGCAGCAGTCACAGTCAACGCCCACTTCACAGAACATGGAAACCATGTACTCACATCCAAGGGGAGGTAATCAGCAGGTGCCACCAACACAGTCATCAACACATCCTATGGAGCCCATGTATAGTAACCGATATGGTAACCAACATTACCAACAGGGGGCGCCATACAGTGAACAGCATCCACCAACTGCCCCTCAGCAACCAGGATTTGGAACAGGATATGTCCAGAAACCAATGATGGGCCAGGATTACCAGAACTTTCCCAATCAACAGGGTGCATATTCTGGTCCCCGCCCACAGATGTCACAGGATATGCCGGGAAGTGTTCCTCAGATGTACAATACTCCAAACAAGAGATATCCAAATACCTATGATCAAG GTGGTTATTATCCTGATCGATCTTACACTGGTCCTACATATTATCAAGGAGAAGGGATGATGGATAACCAAAACTTTG aACAAGGTAAAGGTCATCCTCAATGGTCATCGCCAATGGGACCTCGTTACCCCGCACAGCATCCTAACTATGGACCTGGTGGTGGTGGAATGCATATGGCAAGCCCATACCAAAGAGTGGCCAACATGAGAATGTCCCCACAGAGAGGTGATAAACACATGTCACCCCAAAGAATGCAG AAGTCCGTCAGTATGGGACAGAATTCAGCCTACCCACCAAAGAAAGAAATGATGTTCCCTCCAGATAGCATAGAATCTATTAGTCCAGTTCTAACTAAAAGGAAGCGTCTTACAAAGACTGATGTTG GTCAAATAGAGGCTTGGAGGATTATGATGGCGTTAAAATCTGGTCTACTTGCTGAAAGTACATGGGCCATTGATACATTAAACATTCTATTATTTGATGACTCTACTATAAGTTACTTTAATTTAAGCCATTTACCAGGACTCTTGGAAGTTCTCCTTGAACACTTCAGGCGCTGTTTGATAGAGATGTTTGGAGAAATATTTGAAGAAAGTGAACGAGGGATGTGTGATCAATATAATGaatcatttgattcaattaatttgGAAAAAGACGTAAATGTTCTAAATGAAAATGGTGCTAAAGTGAAAGTAGAAGGAGTTTTCACAGACTATACTAATGTTACACGGAAAGGCAAAACtgtaaaatttgaagaaactAATGAATTAGGACCTACTGATCAGAAACGGTGGGATGTATACTCTGGTTACAGTTGTAAATTCGGGCATTGGCAATTGGGAGGTGGCGACACAAGCATACACATAGTTCCACTCTTtagtaataaaaatgaaaatgaaataagtaaaaaaatgtttcttaGAAAACCCATGAAATTGAAAGAGGAATTTTCAGACGACAAGGAGAATTGTGATGAGAATGAAAACAATCTTGTTGACAGTAAAGATAACATTAAGGTCGAAATTTCCGAAGAATCAAACAATTGCCTATGTGAAAAGAGTGATCTCAAAATTGAGCATAACTGTGACATTCAGTATAACAAAGTGCTTGTAAAGAAAGAGCCGAATGATGAAGAATGTGAAGAGAATTCAGGAATAAAAGATGAGGTGGATGAGGGACGAAGTAATGGTTGTGATGGGCACAGTGATACGAGTGAGAAAGAAAATGTGGAACAACTCAAAGAAGAAAAAATGGAGGAATCTCAGAGTGAAGAGAAAATCAAAGAGGAACAATCACAAGATTTACAGGAGAAAGACAATACATCACTTTTGGAAAACTTAAACAATGGTCCTCAGTCAAATAGCAAACGCAAAATTATTGAACTTGAAGACGAGTCATATCAAAAAGATGAACATCCGTTAAATACTGCCTGTAATAGTAAAGATGAAATTGGACGCAAATGTGTTTGTCTTTCAAATATTTTCCGTAGTTTGTCTTGTGTCAATGGAAATACAACTGAAATTTCTAAAAACGCCGCACTGATGTTTACTCTGGGAAAACTTTTGACATTACATCACCACCATCTACCTCGAAACACTACGCGTAGAAAATTTGATAGGGAGGATACCGAGTTGGAAGATCTATCAGACAGTCATTTACTTCAAAGTGAAGAAGAGTGGTGGTGGCAATACCTATCACTTATACGGGAAAACGTTCTTGTCATATTTGCCAATATTGCAAGTCATTTAGAGCTTGCCATCTACCCTGAAGAAATATGTTTACCAATTTTAGATGGTCTAGTACATTGGGCTGTCTGTCCGTCAGCGTGTGCAACAGATCCATTTCCTTCATCAACCTCATCCGTCCTTTCACCGCAACGTTTAGTGTTCGAGGCCCTGTCAAAACTTTGTATACATGAATCCAATGTGGACTTGTTGCTTGCTACACCTCCATTCAGTAGAATTATATCATTAGTAGGCCAATTAGTTAAGGCTTTAGCAAACAAGAGCGAGCCTGTCATGATGGAGTTTTCTATCGTGTTATTAGCCGAACTAGTTCAAGGTGACACCAGTGCTGCCCGGGCAGTGGCAATGAAACATCCGTCAGTTTCATTGTTATTAGACTTTTTAGAGATGGCAGAACACAAGGCCATGCAAGTTGCCAACATGCATGGTATCAATATGTTAAGAGACAATCCTGAAATGATGGGTACCAGTTTGGACATGTTGCGGCGGGCTGCGACTATCTTGTTACACATGGCTATGGTACCCGATAATCGTCAAGTGTTCTCCCATCATCAACAAAGACTACTTTCTCTAGTGATGTCTCAAATCTTAGATCAGTATGTGGCACAAATTCTTTCCGATGTTTTATTTCATTGCTTTAGAGAGGATGATTTGATATTGTCCTAG